A region of Desulfatiglans anilini DSM 4660 DNA encodes the following proteins:
- a CDS encoding NAD(P)H-dependent flavin oxidoreductase: MAFDTALTRMLGIRYPIIQGAFGPKGMGTSRIAVPVSEAGGLGIMTSISYKDPDEFQQDIRDAKTRTEKPFGVNFSLFKDRGILEDHHEAYVKIALEEGVWIIFTSAYDGSAIGRRCKAEGCIWIHKCAAIEHAVSTARKGADAIVLVGFEGTGFKSPLQNSTLINITATRKLIDTPLIAAGGIGDARGFVGALAMGAAAVYLGTAMMATQEFQASGALKRAIVEQSVLDADYRRKVYQMGHGIKHSLASTVIESIPTVDQFIRNMIEESEEIIAGLARMNLSKGGENAST; this comes from the coding sequence ATGGCCTTTGATACCGCTCTGACGCGGATGCTCGGCATCCGGTATCCCATCATTCAGGGGGCCTTCGGGCCGAAGGGGATGGGCACCTCCCGGATCGCGGTGCCGGTTTCCGAGGCTGGCGGTCTGGGGATCATGACCTCGATTTCCTATAAGGATCCAGATGAATTCCAGCAGGATATCCGGGATGCCAAGACCCGGACCGAAAAGCCGTTCGGGGTCAATTTCTCCCTCTTCAAGGACCGCGGGATCCTGGAGGACCACCACGAGGCGTATGTCAAGATCGCCCTCGAGGAGGGGGTGTGGATCATCTTCACCTCGGCTTACGACGGATCGGCGATCGGACGGCGGTGCAAGGCCGAGGGGTGTATCTGGATCCACAAGTGCGCGGCCATCGAGCACGCCGTTTCGACCGCCCGAAAGGGGGCGGACGCCATCGTGCTGGTAGGTTTCGAGGGGACCGGCTTCAAAAGCCCGCTCCAGAACTCCACCTTGATCAATATCACGGCGACCCGGAAGCTGATCGACACGCCCCTGATCGCAGCCGGCGGCATTGGCGACGCCCGCGGCTTCGTCGGCGCGCTCGCCATGGGCGCTGCGGCCGTCTATCTGGGAACGGCGATGATGGCGACGCAGGAGTTTCAGGCCTCCGGGGCGCTGAAGCGGGCCATCGTCGAACAGAGCGTCCTGGATGCGGACTACCGCCGCAAGGTTTATCAGATGGGGCATGGCATCAAGCACTCGCTGGCCTCGACGGTGATCGAATCGATACCGACCGTGGACCAGTTCATACGGAACATGATCGAAGAATCCGAAGAAATCATCGCGGGACTGGCCCGCATGAACTTATCGAAAGGCGGAGAGAATGCGTCAACTTAA
- a CDS encoding FAD binding domain-containing protein encodes MLKPFRHIDAQTVAEAIELKNAHRGKARFLAGGTDLLGLLKTRAEPDYPELLINIKRIPGLDAIETDGDGARIGALTPLADIVESPLLRRDYSILADAAESVGMPQIRYMGTIGGNLAQETRCWYYRYPHEIGGRILCRRKGEGPCLAVTGDNRYHALFGGKRCFAVCPSDTAVALAALGAQIRIAGPDGGRSLDAGAFYDALGNALAPGEIVTEILIPRPPSGSRQVFLKHRVRGSIDFAVASVGVVLALKHGVCSFVRIVLGAVAPGPYRALKAEEFLRGKPIDAGTAESTAAAALEGAVPLSRNVYKIEIAKALVKRALSRDGRNGL; translated from the coding sequence ATGTTGAAACCTTTCAGACATATCGATGCCCAAACGGTTGCCGAGGCGATCGAACTGAAAAATGCCCACCGCGGAAAGGCGCGGTTCCTCGCCGGGGGGACCGACCTCCTCGGGCTGCTCAAGACCCGGGCCGAGCCCGACTATCCGGAGCTCCTGATCAACATCAAGAGGATCCCCGGGTTGGATGCCATCGAGACAGACGGCGACGGCGCCCGGATTGGGGCCCTAACTCCGCTTGCCGACATCGTTGAATCGCCTTTGCTGAGGCGGGATTACTCGATCTTGGCTGACGCCGCCGAATCGGTCGGGATGCCGCAGATCCGCTACATGGGCACGATCGGCGGCAATCTGGCCCAGGAGACGCGCTGCTGGTATTACCGATACCCCCACGAAATCGGCGGCCGGATCCTGTGCCGGAGGAAAGGGGAAGGGCCGTGCCTGGCTGTCACCGGCGACAACCGGTATCACGCCCTCTTCGGAGGCAAACGGTGCTTTGCGGTCTGCCCATCGGACACCGCGGTCGCCCTGGCCGCCCTGGGTGCACAGATTCGGATCGCCGGGCCCGACGGGGGACGCAGCCTCGATGCGGGCGCATTCTACGATGCCTTGGGCAATGCGTTGGCCCCTGGGGAAATCGTGACGGAGATCCTCATTCCCCGCCCGCCGTCCGGGAGCAGACAGGTGTTTCTCAAGCACAGGGTCAGGGGTTCGATCGATTTTGCGGTTGCAAGCGTGGGAGTGGTCCTTGCCCTGAAACACGGTGTTTGCTCCTTTGTCCGCATCGTGCTGGGCGCGGTGGCGCCTGGACCCTACAGGGCGCTGAAGGCCGAAGAATTCCTTCGGGGAAAGCCGATCGATGCCGGCACCGCGGAGAGCACAGCCGCAGCAGCCTTGGAGGGCGCTGTGCCCCTGAGCCGGAACGTATACAAAATCGAGATCGCCAAAGCTTTAGTGAAAAGGGCGCTTTCGAGGGATGGAAGAAATGGCCTTTGA
- a CDS encoding xanthine dehydrogenase family protein molybdopterin-binding subunit — protein sequence MTEHYRHIGRETPRKDARDIVTGRARYIDDIVRPGMLHGKVLRSPLAHAEIKRIDCSRARALPGVKAVLTHEDVPDLAWGIPKHMKVLDRKVRYVGDAVAVVAAETLDAADAALEAIEVEYEPLPAVYDAAAAIEVDSPPIYSQYPRNTYPGDPPVFEPKLLNGVRMGEVEKGFAEADFVVEGVCGYEIFPNPLPPEPPGVIAEWETEDRLTIYTPSQSIAFNRFIGIPFIGMADMRAVSTQCGGSYGTKNANMTPVGYAALLARATGRPVKVYYTKEEHFHAYSLRLGSRVRARVGIKRDGTLTAVSGEWFVNTGSGSESGPFQIAVGCGELQLVLRCAHWDLKTRLVCTNRSPSGIVRGYGGQELESSILPVVSIAMEKAGVDPVAFFRKNIVKAGDGYFWREGNWWSYRGIDFSKAIDRGAEAFNWKEKWRGWGKYTLAEGSKRRGVGVGVHSNADVGEDSSEALVKLTPDGRTTVFCCVSESGPGQRSSLCKMAAEVLNLPLERVNLSPPDTHVNPFEFGLMGSRGTYAVGSAVINAAEDARRRLLEMAAPMLHATPEQLETKDGMVYRVGRPDERIHWRRIMGLTRTCVGEGRFDPDYSLCNFLMTFVEVEVDTETGVVELLCVVNATDCGRIISPKALEGQLHGALGSAGLDTAIFEETVLDERSGRILNGNMVDYKWRTFADLPNFKNIILETPAPSHRFGAVGVGEIATSPGPSAVLMAVYNAIGARVMDYPVTSDKVLKALGKI from the coding sequence ATGACTGAGCACTACAGGCATATTGGAAGAGAGACCCCCCGCAAGGACGCCAGGGACATCGTCACCGGGAGGGCTCGATACATCGATGATATCGTGCGGCCGGGGATGCTCCACGGGAAGGTTCTCCGCAGCCCCCTGGCGCATGCCGAGATCAAACGGATCGACTGCAGCCGTGCGAGGGCACTCCCGGGCGTCAAGGCGGTGCTGACCCATGAAGATGTGCCGGACTTGGCGTGGGGCATCCCCAAGCACATGAAAGTGCTCGACCGGAAGGTCCGGTATGTGGGGGACGCGGTGGCGGTGGTTGCGGCAGAGACCCTCGATGCGGCCGATGCCGCGCTGGAGGCGATCGAAGTCGAATATGAGCCGCTCCCGGCGGTCTACGACGCCGCGGCGGCAATCGAGGTGGACAGCCCGCCGATCTACAGCCAGTATCCCCGCAACACCTATCCCGGAGACCCGCCTGTATTCGAGCCGAAACTACTTAACGGCGTACGCATGGGGGAGGTCGAGAAGGGGTTCGCCGAGGCGGATTTCGTCGTCGAGGGGGTCTGCGGTTACGAGATATTTCCGAACCCCCTGCCTCCCGAACCGCCTGGGGTGATCGCCGAGTGGGAGACCGAGGACCGCCTGACGATCTACACCCCGTCACAATCCATCGCTTTCAACCGCTTCATCGGAATCCCGTTCATCGGCATGGCGGATATGCGGGCGGTTAGCACCCAGTGCGGCGGCAGCTACGGCACCAAAAACGCCAATATGACACCGGTCGGCTATGCCGCCCTGCTGGCCCGGGCGACAGGCCGGCCCGTCAAGGTCTATTACACCAAGGAAGAGCATTTCCACGCCTACTCGCTGAGGCTGGGGTCCCGCGTTCGGGCGAGGGTGGGGATCAAGCGGGATGGGACGCTCACCGCGGTTTCGGGCGAATGGTTCGTCAACACAGGATCGGGTTCGGAGTCGGGCCCTTTCCAGATCGCCGTCGGATGCGGAGAGCTGCAACTGGTTCTGCGCTGCGCCCATTGGGACCTGAAGACGCGCCTCGTCTGCACCAATCGTTCTCCTTCAGGGATCGTTCGAGGGTACGGCGGGCAGGAACTGGAAAGCTCGATCCTGCCGGTCGTATCCATCGCCATGGAGAAAGCCGGTGTCGATCCGGTAGCCTTTTTCAGAAAGAATATCGTCAAGGCCGGGGACGGCTATTTCTGGCGCGAGGGCAACTGGTGGTCCTACCGGGGCATCGATTTTTCCAAGGCCATCGACCGGGGCGCAGAAGCCTTCAACTGGAAGGAGAAGTGGCGCGGCTGGGGGAAATACACCTTGGCCGAGGGCTCGAAGAGACGGGGCGTAGGGGTCGGCGTCCACAGCAATGCCGATGTCGGTGAGGATTCCTCCGAAGCCCTCGTCAAGCTGACGCCGGACGGGCGGACCACGGTGTTTTGCTGCGTCTCCGAATCCGGTCCGGGGCAGCGGAGCAGCCTCTGCAAGATGGCGGCCGAAGTGTTGAACCTTCCGCTCGAACGGGTGAATCTATCCCCGCCGGATACCCATGTCAACCCCTTCGAGTTCGGTCTGATGGGGTCACGGGGCACTTACGCCGTCGGGTCCGCAGTGATCAACGCCGCCGAGGATGCGCGGCGCAGGCTCTTGGAGATGGCCGCTCCCATGCTCCATGCGACGCCCGAACAGCTCGAGACCAAAGACGGTATGGTGTACCGGGTAGGCCGCCCCGACGAGCGCATCCACTGGCGGCGGATCATGGGCTTGACACGCACCTGTGTGGGCGAAGGCCGCTTCGACCCGGATTATTCGCTCTGCAATTTTCTGATGACTTTCGTCGAAGTGGAGGTCGATACGGAAACGGGCGTCGTGGAGCTGCTCTGTGTGGTCAACGCCACGGACTGCGGCCGGATCATCTCCCCGAAGGCCCTCGAGGGGCAGCTGCATGGTGCCTTGGGCTCCGCGGGGTTGGACACCGCCATTTTCGAGGAAACAGTCCTGGACGAAAGATCCGGGCGGATCTTGAACGGCAACATGGTGGATTACAAGTGGCGCACCTTTGCCGACTTGCCGAATTTCAAGAACATCATCCTGGAGACCCCTGCCCCGAGCCACCGCTTCGGCGCTGTGGGCGTAGGCGAAATCGCCACCTCACCGGGCCCGAGCGCCGTGCTCATGGCCGTGTACAACGCCATCGGCGCGAGGGTGATGGATTACCCCGTGACCTCGGACAAGGTCCTGAAGGCCTTGGGTAAGATATAA
- a CDS encoding (2Fe-2S)-binding protein → MNEERRERERHIINLMVNGRSYDLPVGDAHGAVAPAHTLAQTLRETLGLTGTKVGCDQGACGACTVLMDGKPVLSCVTLTVECHGRCIETVEGLEDGATGRLHPLQQAFIDNTAFQCGFCTPGILMSSKALLERDPAPGEDAVKQALAGHYCRCISHYEVVQAVLDAAQSGRSYD, encoded by the coding sequence ATGAACGAAGAGCGCAGAGAGCGGGAAAGACATATCATAAACCTGATGGTCAACGGCCGATCCTATGATCTGCCGGTTGGGGACGCCCACGGCGCAGTCGCACCGGCGCACACTTTGGCGCAGACGTTGCGGGAGACCCTGGGTCTGACCGGGACCAAGGTCGGGTGCGACCAGGGGGCGTGCGGGGCCTGCACGGTTTTGATGGACGGAAAGCCGGTGCTGTCCTGCGTGACCCTGACAGTCGAATGTCACGGCCGCTGCATTGAAACCGTAGAGGGGCTCGAAGACGGCGCGACCGGCCGGCTGCACCCTCTTCAGCAGGCCTTCATCGACAACACGGCCTTTCAGTGCGGTTTTTGCACGCCGGGCATTCTGATGAGCTCCAAGGCCCTGCTCGAGAGAGATCCGGCCCCCGGAGAAGACGCCGTGAAGCAGGCCCTGGCTGGGCACTATTGCCGCTGTATCTCCCACTACGAGGTGGTCCAGGCCGTGCTGGATGCCGCTCAATCGGGGAGGTCATATGACTGA
- a CDS encoding thiolase family protein has translation MSIAKNEPVIVSAVRTPIGDFGGSLRALLQEQLAVTVLKEVCERVNFPKERLDDVYWGVAMPRSDENGLARGAVLKAGIPEHVSAVHVNRACCSSMEAIRIAAMAIRLGEGEALIAGGGESMSNVSYSIKNARWGLRLRHQELSDGIWDGLTDHHSGLIMGMTAENVAEKYGVSREDQDEFAFVSQMRAKRALESERFKDEIVPVVIPGKRGKPDIVVDTDEHPRPETTLEELHKLPPAFKEGGTVTPGNSSGLNDGASAVLVLSKRMADECGMKRQWWVVGSAAVGVDPRYMGIGPIYAIRKLLKQTGLSLEEMELFEINEAFAAPSVAVERELGLNREIVNVNGSGIALGHPIGNTGCRIVVSLIHEMEKRGLKRGMASLCGGGGHGQAIIVERAE, from the coding sequence ATGTCAATAGCTAAGAACGAACCTGTGATCGTATCGGCGGTGAGGACCCCGATAGGCGATTTCGGCGGATCTCTGCGTGCGCTGTTGCAGGAGCAGTTGGCCGTCACGGTTTTGAAGGAAGTCTGCGAACGGGTGAATTTTCCGAAAGAACGATTGGATGACGTTTATTGGGGGGTGGCGATGCCGCGGAGCGACGAAAACGGGCTGGCGCGCGGTGCGGTCTTAAAGGCCGGCATCCCTGAGCATGTCTCGGCAGTGCACGTCAACCGCGCTTGCTGCTCTTCCATGGAAGCGATCCGCATCGCCGCCATGGCGATCCGACTCGGGGAAGGCGAGGCGCTGATTGCGGGCGGCGGTGAGAGCATGAGCAACGTCTCCTACAGCATCAAAAACGCCCGGTGGGGGTTGCGCCTCCGGCATCAGGAACTCTCCGACGGGATCTGGGACGGCTTGACCGATCACCACTCGGGGCTCATTATGGGTATGACCGCCGAAAACGTGGCTGAAAAGTACGGCGTCTCCAGGGAGGACCAGGACGAATTCGCTTTTGTCAGCCAGATGAGGGCCAAAAGGGCGTTGGAAAGTGAGCGGTTCAAGGACGAAATCGTTCCTGTGGTGATTCCGGGTAAGAGGGGCAAACCCGATATCGTGGTGGATACCGACGAGCATCCGAGGCCTGAAACGACCCTCGAAGAGTTGCATAAACTGCCGCCCGCCTTCAAGGAGGGAGGGACCGTCACGCCGGGAAACTCCTCCGGTCTGAACGACGGGGCGAGCGCCGTCCTGGTGCTTTCGAAGCGCATGGCGGACGAGTGCGGAATGAAAAGACAGTGGTGGGTGGTAGGCTCGGCGGCTGTCGGTGTGGACCCGCGTTATATGGGGATCGGGCCGATTTATGCCATCCGCAAACTCTTAAAGCAGACCGGGCTTTCGCTTGAAGAAATGGAGCTGTTCGAGATCAACGAGGCCTTCGCGGCCCCTTCAGTGGCCGTAGAACGGGAACTCGGACTGAACCGGGAGATCGTCAATGTCAATGGGAGCGGGATAGCCTTGGGCCATCCGATCGGAAACACAGGTTGCCGTATTGTTGTAAGCTTGATCCACGAGATGGAAAAGCGGGGTCTGAAGCGGGGGATGGCTTCCTTGTGTGGGGGAGGCGGACACGGCCAGGCCATCATCGTCGAGCGTGCGGAGTAA
- a CDS encoding acyl-CoA dehydrogenase family protein, producing MDFNLTREQKEIKKAAREFAEGEFPKVAKECDREEKTSLELIKMACELGFVGLFIDEAYGGGGYGYLENALVTEEFWRVDPGLGGATLCPCFGAEMILLFGTEEQKKKLLMPICKGEAISAVAATEPDAGSDVLSVATRAEKSGDKYIVNGSKMFISNGNIADFFVTLCLTNPDAGSRHERHSVMVIEASRPGISRSKLRGKLGIRAHDTAEIVFDNVEVLAENLIGEEGSGFKSFMAFFNRSRSYVAAQGVGVAQGALEMALKHVKQRRQFGTTLSTFQMVQGKLAEMATLTEAARNLVYKAAWKLDRGELEEMLISMAKWFAGETGVRVVDESLQLHGGYGFMDEYDISRFYRDAKIVEIYEGSKEIEKLIIAKRLLKGNGLKVMGW from the coding sequence ATGGATTTCAATTTAACGCGTGAACAAAAAGAAATAAAGAAGGCCGCCAGGGAATTTGCGGAGGGTGAATTCCCGAAGGTAGCCAAAGAGTGCGATCGGGAGGAGAAAACCAGTCTTGAACTGATCAAGATGGCTTGCGAACTCGGATTCGTGGGGTTATTCATCGACGAGGCCTACGGCGGCGGCGGTTACGGGTATCTCGAAAACGCCCTGGTGACGGAAGAGTTCTGGCGGGTCGACCCAGGGCTGGGGGGCGCCACTCTTTGCCCCTGTTTTGGCGCCGAGATGATCCTTCTCTTCGGCACGGAGGAGCAGAAGAAAAAGTTGCTCATGCCGATCTGCAAGGGGGAGGCCATCAGTGCGGTGGCCGCCACCGAGCCGGATGCGGGGAGCGATGTCCTCTCTGTCGCGACACGGGCGGAAAAGAGCGGAGACAAGTATATCGTCAACGGTTCCAAGATGTTTATATCCAATGGAAACATCGCAGATTTCTTCGTGACGTTGTGCTTGACCAATCCGGATGCCGGGTCCCGGCACGAGAGGCACAGTGTGATGGTCATCGAGGCGTCGCGGCCTGGGATCAGCCGCAGCAAGTTGAGGGGCAAGCTCGGCATCCGGGCGCACGACACGGCCGAGATCGTTTTCGACAACGTCGAGGTGCTCGCCGAAAACTTGATCGGTGAAGAGGGTAGCGGGTTCAAATCTTTCATGGCGTTTTTCAATCGCTCCCGGTCGTATGTGGCTGCGCAGGGCGTGGGCGTTGCACAGGGGGCCCTGGAGATGGCTCTGAAGCATGTCAAGCAGAGGCGGCAGTTCGGTACGACCCTGTCTACGTTCCAGATGGTGCAGGGGAAGCTGGCTGAGATGGCGACCTTGACCGAGGCGGCAAGAAACCTTGTCTACAAGGCGGCGTGGAAGCTCGACAGGGGAGAGCTTGAAGAAATGTTGATCTCGATGGCCAAGTGGTTCGCCGGAGAGACAGGGGTGCGGGTCGTCGATGAATCCCTTCAGTTGCACGGCGGATACGGTTTCATGGACGAGTACGACATCAGCCGTTTCTATCGGGACGCGAAGATCGTCGAGATCTATGAGGGCAGCAAGGAGATCGAAAAGCTCATTATCGCCAAAAGGCTTCTCAAGGGAAACGGCTTGAAGGTCATGGGCTGGTAG
- a CDS encoding enoyl-CoA hydratase/isomerase family protein: protein MNVNIENPVSGVRVLTIDRPPVNALNEEIVDELRDAVKAAMLDGRVRVLVITGAGKIFVAGADLDRLLAADMDAGRKMADGVKGLHREMRQGGKPVIAAINGMAAGGGLELAMACDVRIADQNARMGLPEVTLGVLPGAGGTQMLPRLVGAGKAMEMMFTGMIIDANDALQLGLVEQVAIVESALDLALKMAARMVKNAPLAISEIKAAVYDTMSLPLDQGLAEETGRFARLCRTADKNEGITAFKSRRTAVFKGI from the coding sequence ATGAACGTGAATATTGAAAACCCTGTGAGTGGGGTACGGGTCCTGACCATTGACAGACCTCCCGTAAACGCCTTGAACGAAGAAATAGTGGATGAGCTGAGAGATGCCGTCAAAGCGGCTATGCTTGATGGTCGTGTCCGGGTCCTGGTTATAACGGGGGCCGGGAAAATCTTTGTTGCCGGTGCCGACTTGGACAGGTTGCTGGCTGCGGATATGGACGCCGGCCGGAAGATGGCCGATGGCGTCAAGGGATTGCATCGGGAGATGAGGCAGGGTGGAAAGCCCGTGATCGCTGCTATCAACGGCATGGCCGCCGGTGGCGGGCTCGAGTTGGCGATGGCGTGTGACGTCCGGATCGCCGATCAGAATGCCCGCATGGGGTTGCCCGAGGTGACTCTGGGAGTGCTCCCAGGGGCCGGCGGAACGCAGATGCTTCCGCGCCTGGTAGGTGCCGGAAAGGCCATGGAGATGATGTTTACGGGGATGATCATCGATGCGAACGATGCACTGCAGCTCGGTTTGGTCGAGCAGGTGGCAATCGTTGAATCTGCATTGGATCTGGCCTTGAAAATGGCCGCTAGGATGGTGAAAAATGCCCCTCTCGCCATATCGGAGATAAAGGCCGCCGTCTATGACACTATGTCTCTTCCTCTGGATCAAGGACTGGCGGAGGAAACCGGGCGGTTTGCGCGTCTTTGCAGGACTGCGGACAAAAACGAAGGGATTACGGCCTTCAAATCGCGGCGAACGGCTGTGTTCAAGGGAATTTGA
- a CDS encoding response regulator, with product MKNSLLDGKRILIVDDEVDVLETLSDFLSMCDITTAQTFEEAKQNIETKHFDIAVLDIMGVDGYKLLELAREKQIIPVMLTANALSVQDTMKSFQDGAVSYVPKEEMNQIETILNEVLEAQQKGKGFMRRWLERFDHYYEKKFGSDWKKENKEFWERFGYWV from the coding sequence ATGAAAAATAGTCTGTTGGATGGCAAGAGAATTCTCATTGTCGATGATGAAGTAGATGTTCTGGAAACTTTGTCGGATTTTCTTTCGATGTGTGACATTACAACTGCTCAGACCTTTGAAGAAGCTAAGCAGAATATTGAAACAAAGCACTTTGATATTGCTGTTTTGGATATTATGGGCGTTGATGGATATAAGCTCTTGGAGCTAGCCCGAGAAAAGCAGATCATTCCGGTCATGTTGACAGCCAATGCGCTGAGTGTACAGGATACGATGAAATCGTTTCAGGATGGTGCTGTTTCCTACGTTCCTAAGGAGGAAATGAACCAGATTGAAACGATCCTGAATGAAGTGTTGGAAGCGCAGCAAAAGGGCAAGGGTTTTATGAGGCGTTGGCTTGAACGGTTTGATCATTATTACGAAAAAAAGTTTGGATCCGACTGGAAAAAGGAAAATAAGGAATTTTGGGAACGGTTCGGTTATTGGGTTTAG
- a CDS encoding TRAP transporter large permease produces the protein MEVGSITALLFLSLVVGLLTGLPLVYILGGLSVIFNYFFLGPASLFMISSTAYGVMSNFILISIPLFVFMGIVLQHSGIAEALYEMMYKWIGGIRGGLAMGTVIICTFFAAMSGISGAATVAMGVIALPSMLKHQYKKDLAVGCISAGGALGILIPPSVLMIVYGVFAGESIGALFAGGVLPGGLLALMYIIYIGVRSYINPSLGPSLPKEERASWREKLVSLRAVILPIILILLVLGVIFKGVATPTEAAAIGALGALFCALISRNLNWNIFKQASYQSLSLSCMIIWIIIGGTCLTSTYTALGAVDFISETVASFDVSRYVILIGIQIFLIFLGMLLDPGGIIMICTPVFVPLIKTLGFDPVWFGVLFIINMEMSYLTPPLGFNLFYMKSIVPDSITMVDIYKSVFPFVAIQALCLLIIILFPDLVTWLPNLLIK, from the coding sequence ATGGAAGTCGGAAGCATAACCGCCCTTCTTTTTTTGTCGCTGGTGGTCGGTCTTCTAACGGGGCTCCCGCTCGTTTACATACTGGGTGGGCTGTCGGTCATCTTCAACTATTTCTTTCTGGGGCCGGCGTCTCTCTTCATGATCTCGTCCACGGCTTATGGGGTGATGAGCAATTTCATCCTGATCTCGATACCCCTCTTTGTGTTCATGGGGATCGTTTTACAGCACTCCGGCATCGCCGAGGCCCTCTATGAGATGATGTACAAGTGGATCGGGGGGATTCGAGGCGGGCTTGCCATGGGGACGGTCATCATCTGCACCTTCTTCGCTGCGATGTCGGGAATCAGCGGGGCTGCAACCGTGGCGATGGGAGTGATTGCGTTGCCTTCCATGCTGAAACACCAGTACAAGAAAGACCTTGCGGTGGGGTGCATTTCAGCGGGAGGGGCCCTGGGGATTCTCATCCCGCCTAGCGTGCTGATGATCGTTTACGGCGTCTTTGCAGGAGAGTCCATCGGCGCCCTGTTTGCCGGCGGAGTGCTGCCGGGCGGCCTTCTGGCTCTGATGTACATCATCTATATCGGCGTGCGGTCCTATATAAATCCGTCACTTGGACCATCACTGCCGAAAGAGGAGAGGGCGAGTTGGCGGGAGAAACTCGTGTCCCTCAGAGCCGTTATTCTTCCCATCATCCTGATTCTTCTTGTGCTCGGGGTCATCTTCAAGGGCGTCGCCACCCCTACGGAGGCGGCCGCTATCGGCGCACTCGGGGCGCTTTTCTGTGCGCTGATTTCGCGTAACCTGAACTGGAATATCTTCAAACAGGCATCCTATCAATCACTCTCCCTTTCTTGCATGATCATATGGATCATCATCGGAGGGACATGTCTGACGTCCACCTACACCGCTCTTGGCGCGGTGGATTTTATCAGTGAGACGGTCGCTTCGTTTGATGTGTCCCGCTATGTAATTCTGATCGGCATTCAGATTTTTCTAATTTTTCTAGGCATGCTGCTGGACCCCGGTGGAATCATCATGATATGCACGCCGGTGTTCGTGCCGCTTATCAAGACCCTGGGGTTCGATCCCGTGTGGTTTGGGGTTCTGTTTATCATCAATATGGAGATGTCCTATCTGACACCACCCCTCGGATTCAATCTGTTTTATATGAAAAGCATTGTCCCAGATTCAATCACCATGGTGGATATTTATAAATCGGTTTTTCCTTTTGTGGCTATTCAGGCGCTTTGCCTTTTAATTATTATTCTGTTCCCTGATCTGGTGACTTGGCTACCTAATCTATTGATAAAATGA
- a CDS encoding TRAP transporter small permease subunit, whose product MRRLDRCLRLIESVSEWTGKAVSFLIFGLAVVVGYGVVARYVFKSPTVWGHEVSAMLFGTFIVVGGAYTAMRGGHVNMDLVQRALPTRIRAAVDILTFFVAFFFVGVLLWKGGATAWKSLLMLERASTQWGPPIFPIRMVLPLGALLLLLQLLVKLIRDIRALITERGADQWKSEA is encoded by the coding sequence ATGAGACGACTTGATCGGTGTTTGCGTTTGATTGAATCAGTCAGCGAATGGACAGGCAAGGCTGTTAGTTTTTTAATCTTTGGGCTGGCGGTTGTGGTCGGGTACGGGGTTGTCGCGAGATACGTCTTCAAAAGCCCGACGGTCTGGGGACATGAGGTGTCAGCCATGCTTTTCGGCACTTTCATTGTTGTAGGGGGTGCGTATACGGCAATGCGGGGCGGGCACGTGAATATGGATCTTGTTCAGAGAGCTCTTCCTACGCGCATTCGGGCGGCAGTGGATATCCTCACTTTCTTTGTTGCGTTTTTTTTCGTGGGGGTTTTGCTGTGGAAGGGAGGGGCAACGGCGTGGAAATCCCTGCTAATGCTCGAGCGTGCCTCGACCCAGTGGGGGCCTCCGATTTTTCCGATCCGAATGGTTTTGCCGCTAGGGGCCTTACTCCTTTTGCTTCAACTTCTAGTCAAATTGATTCGTGACATCCGTGCACTCATTACCGAAAGGGGAGCAGACCAATGGAAGTCGGAAGCATAA